A stretch of Thermococcus bergensis DNA encodes these proteins:
- a CDS encoding SPOUT family RNA methylase has translation MKFLIKTQRGMEAVAANYIKDVLDDAKVWIAPHGYSGLVLVETEDKDAEQKFFEIPEIERAIPVLFEVPATIEDILSVSEQIAAHIKEGESFAVKTKRRGSHKFSSVDVNVALGGKIKELTNAEVDLTFPDKTVLVEIIGDRAYISITGKEEWKKFTPNKIDARKLFKKVTIVQMPYWGDYTACRNFGEKIGRAAQAFEVRELIIAPKEKMNAYELMEFIKGVKVGQESRYQIQREAYPWKVEKVPVSVWDLYQVIRDKRRNKRLLIITDPKGHSVSEVKENLAKDIHYAKEVVVFIGSREGIPRGLFRYADYVIDLAPYMTFATEHGIPAALIALWTIYEEELRKKEEQG, from the coding sequence ATGAAGTTTTTAATTAAAACTCAACGGGGAATGGAAGCCGTTGCTGCCAATTACATTAAGGATGTTCTTGATGATGCTAAAGTTTGGATAGCTCCTCATGGGTATTCCGGTCTTGTTCTTGTGGAAACCGAAGATAAAGATGCAGAACAAAAGTTTTTTGAGATTCCTGAGATAGAGAGAGCCATTCCCGTGCTCTTCGAAGTGCCCGCCACGATTGAAGACATCTTAAGTGTTTCGGAGCAAATAGCAGCACACATAAAAGAAGGAGAGAGCTTTGCCGTAAAAACTAAGAGACGAGGAAGCCACAAGTTCTCAAGTGTCGACGTCAACGTAGCCCTCGGGGGGAAAATAAAAGAGCTTACAAACGCCGAAGTCGACTTAACTTTTCCCGATAAAACTGTTTTAGTTGAAATCATTGGGGATAGAGCTTACATCTCCATCACCGGAAAAGAGGAGTGGAAAAAATTTACTCCTAACAAAATAGACGCAAGAAAGCTCTTTAAAAAAGTTACAATAGTTCAGATGCCATACTGGGGCGATTACACAGCTTGCAGGAATTTTGGTGAGAAAATTGGTAGAGCTGCCCAGGCTTTTGAAGTTAGAGAGCTTATCATAGCACCCAAAGAGAAAATGAACGCTTATGAGTTAATGGAATTCATAAAGGGGGTAAAAGTCGGCCAAGAGTCCAGATACCAGATTCAGCGGGAGGCGTACCCCTGGAAGGTAGAAAAAGTTCCAGTTAGCGTGTGGGACCTTTATCAGGTCATAAGGGACAAAAGGAGGAACAAAAGGTTGCTCATAATCACCGACCCAAAAGGGCACAGTGTTTCTGAAGTAAAAGAAAACCTTGCAAAAGACATCCACTATGCAAAAGAAGTGGTTGTTTTTATAGGATCAAGAGAAGGTATCCCTAGAGGGCTTTTTAGATACGCAGACTATGTCATTGATCTCGCACCTTACATGACCTTTGCAACAGAACACGGAATTCCAGCCGCTCTAATTGCTCTCTGGACTATCTATGAGGAAGAATTAAGGAAAAAGGAAGAGCAAGGGTAG
- a CDS encoding DUF92 domain-containing protein yields the protein MNIPIIAAIALLGALAYKLKALDGKGVMAAVLVGAATIVLGGMFPFLALLTFVILGVLATKYRFAEKAKKGVAQEGKGTRSWQNVLGNGLAAVIFLLVEYYTKQDVFWAATFSAIATANADTLASELGKIFGKAPKMITTLKPANVGENGAVSWQGEIIALIGAFIISIFAVFLTSQKIEMLLAVTLAGFVGCNLDSLLGATLENRGVINNHHTNFLATLIGGIIGAGIFLALL from the coding sequence ATGAATATCCCAATTATTGCAGCAATTGCACTATTAGGCGCTTTGGCATATAAGCTGAAGGCCCTCGACGGCAAAGGTGTCATGGCTGCGGTGCTTGTTGGAGCAGCAACCATCGTACTTGGAGGAATGTTCCCATTTTTAGCGCTACTTACCTTTGTCATACTTGGGGTTCTTGCTACGAAGTATCGTTTTGCAGAAAAGGCCAAAAAAGGAGTTGCCCAAGAAGGAAAAGGAACAAGAAGCTGGCAAAACGTTCTTGGAAATGGTCTTGCTGCTGTAATATTTTTACTAGTTGAATACTACACCAAGCAAGATGTTTTCTGGGCAGCTACGTTTTCCGCAATAGCGACTGCAAATGCGGACACTCTCGCCAGTGAGCTGGGGAAGATATTTGGTAAAGCTCCAAAGATGATAACAACCTTAAAGCCCGCAAATGTGGGGGAAAATGGGGCTGTATCATGGCAAGGTGAAATCATAGCCCTAATCGGGGCATTTATCATAAGCATTTTCGCTGTCTTTTTGACATCCCAAAAAATTGAAATGCTTCTTGCGGTAACACTTGCCGGGTTTGTGGGTTGTAACCTTGATAGCCTGCTCGGTGCAACGCTTGAAAACCGGGGAGTTATAAACAACCACCACACAAACTTTTTAGCTACCCTCATAGGGGGAATAATTGGGGCAGGTATTTTCCTCGCCCTGCTGTGA
- a CDS encoding ArsR/SmtB family transcription factor: MKVRELIESLNEKQRATVQKCLASCEILDLDEEIETELSRDLVDFLKVLSNPIRAGIIKMLKNRWMCVCLIAKALNQDQTLISHHIRTLKEMNLLHERREGKLRFYRTNLEELKKYVEMLEKELL, from the coding sequence ATGAAAGTTAGAGAACTCATTGAATCTCTAAACGAAAAGCAGAGAGCAACTGTACAAAAATGCTTGGCTTCATGTGAGATACTCGATTTAGATGAGGAAATTGAAACAGAGCTTTCCAGGGACCTAGTGGATTTCTTGAAGGTTTTATCAAATCCAATAAGGGCAGGAATAATAAAAATGCTCAAGAACAGGTGGATGTGCGTTTGCTTGATAGCAAAGGCACTGAACCAAGACCAGACTCTCATAAGCCACCACATTAGAACACTTAAAGAAATGAACCTTCTGCATGAGAGGAGAGAAGGAAAGCTTAGATTCTACAGAACAAACCTTGAGGAGCTTAAGAAATACGTTGAGATGCTGGAAAAAGAGCTCCTCTAA
- a CDS encoding MazG nucleotide pyrophosphohydrolase domain-containing protein — MERLQREVDNVIKSFGGYWEPFEMLGAVVEELGELSREMLKFEGIKEKGEKQKVKEELGDVLFALLCIANYYEIDAEEALLESISKYSTRDKNRWSDKS, encoded by the coding sequence ATGGAGCGGCTCCAGAGAGAGGTAGATAACGTGATAAAAAGCTTTGGTGGATACTGGGAGCCTTTTGAAATGCTGGGTGCAGTTGTTGAAGAGCTCGGAGAGCTGTCGAGAGAAATGCTGAAATTTGAGGGCATTAAAGAAAAAGGGGAAAAGCAGAAGGTCAAGGAAGAACTTGGTGATGTGTTGTTTGCCCTTTTGTGCATAGCGAACTACTATGAGATAGATGCAGAAGAAGCCCTCCTTGAGAGCATCTCCAAGTATTCCACAAGAGACAAAAATAGATGGAGTGACAAGAGCTGA
- a CDS encoding Lrp/AsnC family transcriptional regulator, with protein MRKKIDKFDLQIIKLLSKNARLNYRQLAEYLNTTRQRVSRRLERLEKEGIIKKYTIIPDFDRLGYIYVILGITLTPGTPLEEQIEILKNDEDVKVIERAIGAHNLVVHILVPKDMKEVEKKITEITGKLKNVEKVDVTFVTEVVKFELV; from the coding sequence ATGAGGAAAAAAATTGACAAGTTTGATTTACAGATAATAAAACTGCTTTCAAAAAATGCAAGACTAAATTACAGACAGCTAGCTGAATATTTAAACACAACCCGTCAAAGAGTCTCAAGGCGCTTGGAGAGATTAGAAAAAGAGGGGATAATAAAGAAGTACACAATAATTCCGGATTTTGACAGACTTGGATACATATATGTGATACTAGGAATTACCCTAACCCCAGGAACTCCCTTGGAGGAGCAGATAGAAATTCTGAAAAATGATGAAGATGTTAAGGTGATAGAGAGAGCCATTGGGGCCCATAATCTGGTAGTTCACATTTTGGTGCCCAAAGACATGAAGGAAGTTGAGAAAAAAATAACGGAAATAACAGGGAAACTTAAAAACGTGGAGAAAGTTGACGTAACATTTGTGACAGAAGTTGTCAAATTTGAGTTAGTCTAA